A window of Oncorhynchus nerka isolate Pitt River linkage group LG4, Oner_Uvic_2.0, whole genome shotgun sequence contains these coding sequences:
- the LOC115126121 gene encoding dematin-like yields MQKVEGRPAPGSISSSLRGPSAPGSPSIMARVNDEVVEYRDLAALPRDKSILQVERPDLMTYQPHLTFSPLDAPRTPRRERSLSPSSISPPPSPELKEYREGGGSPGGSTLQLRKTATPVQQHFHTPDNGANIYKKLPNFKQEVSKQHVMASIIQSSMFPAAQKPDPNLPSKIETEYWPCPPSLATMEIEWRRKKEEEEEGKDEFEDLTDDAKTLQEQELHKIKSNLGRLILKEEKEEKEKALLGIGRRKTQSLPDRTHMHTSSSLKSSSRSGLTRMQSAEFAIEGDQGRAENGEAPRERMDRGNSLPSMLEQTIYPYEMLIVTHRGRRKLPPGVDRTRLERHLSPEDFERLFGMPIAEFDRLSLWKRNNLKKNVQLF; encoded by the exons ATGcagaag gtgGAGGGACGGCCAGCCCCGGGCAGCATATCCTCCTCCTTGCGGGGTCCAAGTGCTCCTGGCTCACCCAGCATCATG GCCCGTGTGAATGACGAAGTGGTGGAGTACAGGGATCTTGCTGCTCTGCCCAGAGATAAAAGTATTCTACAG GTGGAGAGACCAGATTTGATGACCTACCAACCCCACCTCACCTTCTCACCGCTAGATGCGCCGCGTACGCCCCGTAGAGAG agatccctctctccttcctccatctctcctcctccctctcctgag ctgaaggagtatagagaggggggagggtcTCCAGGAGGCTCCACATTGCAGCTCCGAAAGACAGCCACCCCTGTACAGCAACACTTCCACACGCCAg ATAATGGTGCCAACATCTACAAGAAGCTGCCAAATTTTAAACAGG AGGTCAGCAAGCAGCACGTGATGGCCAGCATCATCCAGTCGTCTATGTTCCCAGCAGCTCAGAAACCAGACCCCAACCTGCCCTCAAAGATAGAGACAGAGTACTGGCCTTGTCCTCCTTCACTGGCTACTATGG AGATcgagtggaggaggaagaaggaggaagaggaagaggggaaggatGAATTTGAAGACCTGACTGATGACGCCAAGACACTGCAGGAGCAGGAGCTCCACAAG ATCAAGTCTAACCTGGGCAGGCTGATcctgaaggaggagaaggaggagaaggagaaggctcTACTTGGCATTGGACGCAGGAAGACTCAGTCACTGCCAGACAGAACGCACATGCACACCA GTTCCTCCTTGAAGTCCTCCTCCCGCTCAGGTCTGaccagg ATGCAGTCAGCAGAGTTCGCTATAGAGGGGGATCAGGGCAGAGCAG agaatggaGAGGCACCGCGGGAAAGGATGGACAGAGGAAACTCACTGCCAAGTATGCTGGAACAGACG ATCTACCCATATGAAATGCTCATAGTCACCCATAGAGGGCGCCGCAAGCTTCCGCCGGGCGTGGACCGTACCAGGCTGGag AGACACCTTTCTCCTGAGGACTTTGAGCGTCTGTTCGGAATGCCCATTGCTGAGTTCGACCGCCTGTCGCTATGGAAACGAAATAATCTGAAGAAAAACGTTCAACTTTTCTAG